CGAAAAGTCAGCGAGCGGCGGGGCGCGTACGGAGGCGACAAGAACGCTGAAGTGAACGACAACCGGAACCGGATTTCCAGCGATGCTAAATTTCTTCATCCACAAAAATGATGTGTCTAAAGTAGTGCTGTGACTCAAAGCTAGCCCCAAGAGCGCCAATCAGCAGGCTCAGCGAAGCGGCAAAAAAGGCCATTACGGGCCGATCGCCCCAACCGATTTGGTAAACGTCGCTAATTCTCGACGAGGCCCAACTTGCGATCAAATCGCTCGGGAACAGGAAATGGGCGAGCACCACGCCGACTCCGAATAACGCCAACCAAGTGGTCGCCATGCCGACAAACACGATCCCAAATGCGGCGGCAGTCGTGACGACCGATTGTTCGCTTCGCCGCTTACCCCGTCGGACCAACAATTGTTGTCGCGCGACCACGTAAACCGTGGTTGACAACAACGTCACCACCAACAGCATCCCAAGTTGAGGTATCCCTTGAGCGAGCGCCAAGTCCCACGACTCGGCAGTCATGAACAGGATCGCCAGTGCCGAAAACGAGGCGATCGTCAATCGACTGAGTCGTTTAGGAAATTCCCAGGGACGGGCCGCCCAAATCGCTTGCCAAATTTCTTTGCGATTGATCCATGCGGCGCGGAGGGCAAAGACCGGGTACGTTAAACCACGCCCGGCACCTTCCTCGAGTCGTTGATCGGCGATCTCTGCGAGCGCGACGCGTTGGCGATGCAGACTGTCCTGGTCCATCCCCGCCATCAGATCGAGCGCCTCTGCGTTAGGCGGATGAAATAAAAGATCGTTGGGATGATCACTCTTTGGCAACCCAGTGAGGTGCCCAATGCTATGTAGCATCAACCGACTCAGGCGACGAGCAATACGTTCGACCCGTTCTTGGCGATTGACCTCGATCCCCAGGGCTTGAGGATCAATCAATGACATCGAAATAATGGCCGCATCGAGTGGACGACTCAGCGCTGCAAAACAATACGGTGAATAGTTGCCGACTAATTCTGCGGCGGTCAACACAAACGCAAAGTCCCAGTGGCGAGAATCACGCGCCTCGACCGCTTGTTGCAGCAACAAACTCGGTTCAACGCGCCCATTGCCGCTGAGATTGGCCCCCGTTAACTCGGGGCGTTTGATTTCAAAAAAATCAAAGCGGAACGCCGGAAAGAGCTCCGACAATCTGGCATCGGTTTGTTCCACCGCGATCTTTGCCGCTTGGGAATCAATGACATCGAGAGGGCCAGCAACGATCACACCAATTTCGATCAGGCTGTGAGTCGGCTTGGGCTCTGCCATTTCGATGTCGGTCATAAGCACGGCAATCCACTGAGATCATCGAGGCCAACTCCCAAAATCGTTGCAAACGATCCGAATGGGACATCGCCACGAAGCGATGCCGTTGAGATGGGCTGTGAAACGACGCACTATAACACAAGCCCTCCCATCGCTCATGACGGCTACGCGAGCACTTTCTTGTAGACGTGGCCTTCGTTCTCGTCGATGCGTTCGGGGCGACCTTTGTTTAAATAGATCAACTTGCGATGATCGACTCCCATCAAATACAAAATGGTGCTGTGCAAATCATGCACATGCACTCGATCCTCTACCGCATGCAAGCCCACTTCATCGGTTGCTCCGAACGCTTGGCCTGCTTTGACGCCGCCGCCCGCCATCACCATCGTGAATCCCGTCGGGTTATGGTCTCGGCCGTCCCCCTTTTCACTCATCGGCGTTCGTCCGAACTCACCGCCCCAGACGACGAGGGTTTCGTCGAGCAGTCCTCGCCGCGCCAAATCGGTTAACAAGCCCGCCACCGGTTTGTCCATGCCACGACACATTTTAGTGTGGTTCGACTCGATCTTGCTGTGTGCATCCCATTTGCTGCCCGCGCCGTGGTACAGCTGAATGAATCGGACTCCACGTTCAACCATCCGCCGGGCCAGCAAACAGTTGCGCCCAAACTCGGACGTCTCCTTATCGTCCATTCCGTACAACGATTTTGTCTCCATCGTTTCTTGCGAGAGATCGACCGCTTCGGGCGCGTGGCTTTGCATTTGAAAAGCCAACTCGTAGCTGCGAATCCGTGCTTCGAGCTCACTATTGTCGCGGCGGGTCTGCATGTGCCGATGATTAAGCGCGGCTAGATAGTCCAACTCGGTCCGCTGTTGTCTTGGATTAACGTGTTTCGGCACGGACAAGTTGGCAAACGGAGTGCCTTCGATTTGCATCTTCGTGCCCTGGTAAATCGCTGGCATGAAGCCGGTGCCCCAGTTCCGCGGCCCGTTGACCACGGTCCCTTTGTCTTGCATCACCACAAACGCAGGCAGATTCTGGTTCTCCGTCCCCAACCCATACGTCACCCAACTGCCCAAGGACGGGCGACCCGCAAATTGAGTTCCCGTGTTCATTTGACAAACGCCACCGGAATGATTGATCCCGTTGGTCCAGCACGAACGAATCACCGCCAAATCGTCCGCTCGCGTCGCC
The sequence above is a segment of the Novipirellula galeiformis genome. Coding sequences within it:
- a CDS encoding DUF1501 domain-containing protein; the protein is MTSTYSRREMLLQSGTGFGALALAGMLGGVGSAAESTAAPSPLMSKLTHHPARAKSVIFLFMEGGPSHIDTFDPKPAIQKLAGKPLPDSFGRVITAMGEFDSPVLESKRTWKQHGEGGLWISDWLPHMATRADDLAVIRSCWTNGINHSGGVCQMNTGTQFAGRPSLGSWVTYGLGTENQNLPAFVVMQDKGTVVNGPRNWGTGFMPAIYQGTKMQIEGTPFANLSVPKHVNPRQQRTELDYLAALNHRHMQTRRDNSELEARIRSYELAFQMQSHAPEAVDLSQETMETKSLYGMDDKETSEFGRNCLLARRMVERGVRFIQLYHGAGSKWDAHSKIESNHTKMCRGMDKPVAGLLTDLARRGLLDETLVVWGGEFGRTPMSEKGDGRDHNPTGFTMVMAGGGVKAGQAFGATDEVGLHAVEDRVHVHDLHSTILYLMGVDHRKLIYLNKGRPERIDENEGHVYKKVLA